One genomic segment of Arachis duranensis cultivar V14167 chromosome 4, aradu.V14167.gnm2.J7QH, whole genome shotgun sequence includes these proteins:
- the LOC107485414 gene encoding thioredoxin-like protein YLS8, with product MSYLLPHLHSGWAVDQAILAEEERLVVIRFGHDWDETCMQMDEVLASVAETIKNFAVIYLVDITEVPDFNTMYELYDPSTVMFFFRNKHIMIDLGTGNNNKINWALKDKQEFIDIIETVYRGARKGRGLVIAPKDYSTKYRY from the exons atgTCGTACCTGTTGCCGCACTTGCATTCGGGATGGGCGGTGGATCAGGCGATTCTTGCGGAGGAGGAGCGTCTCGTTGTCATCCGCTTCGGCCATGATTGGGATGAGACCTGCATGCAG ATGGATGAAGTGTTAGCATCAGTTGCTGAAACAATAAAAAACTTTGCTGTAATTTACCTTGTGGACATCACGGAGGTTCCTGATTTCAACACCATGTACGAGCTCTATGACCCATCCACAGTGATGTTCTTCTTTAGGAACAAGCACATTATGATAGACCTGGGCACTGGAAACAACAACAAGATCAACTGGGCTCTCAAGGACAAGCAAGAGTTCATCGACATTATCGAGACAGTTTACCGAGGGGCAAGGAAGGGCCGTGGTCTCGTGATTGCCCCCAAAGATTATTCAACCAAGTACCGTTACTAA
- the LOC107485389 gene encoding calcium-binding allergen Bet v 3 — MGQEKKMTQPSSFRLRSPSLNSIRLRKIFDMFDKNGDDIITVKEISQAMNLLGLEADTAELENLTKSYISPGNEGLAFEDFLKLHESLGEEYFGFMDATNDEEEEEKMKEQEESDLWEAFKVFDENGDGYISARELQVVLGKLGLSEGDEIESVQKMIGSVDINHDGRVDFSEFKNMMRSAIVKK, encoded by the coding sequence ATGggacaagaaaagaagatgacTCAGCCGTCGTCGTTTAGGCTCAGAAGCCCGAGCTTAAACTCGATCCGGCTGAGAAAGATCTTCGATATGTTTGACAAGAATGGCGACGACATTATCACGGTGAAGGAGATCAGCCAGGCAATGAACCTTCTAGGGCTGGAGGCGGACACGGCGGAGCTAGAGAACTTGACGAAGTCATATATAAGTCCGGGGAACGAGGGTTTGGCATTCGAGGACTTCTTGAAACTGCATGAGTCTCTAGGGGAAGAATACTTCGGGTTCATGGACGCGACAAACgacgaagaagaggaggagaagatgaAGGAGCAGGAGGAATCGGATCTTTGGGAAGCGTTTAAGGTGTTCGATGAGAATGGTGACGGTTACATATCGGCGAGGGAGCTTCAAGTGGTGCTAGGGAAGTTAGGGTTGTCTGAAGGGGATGAGATTGAGAGTGTTCAGAAGATGATTGGATCTGTTGATATCAACCATGATGGCCGTGTTGATTTCTCTGAGTTCAAGAACATGATGAGATCCGCCATTGTTAAAAAATGA